In Drosophila busckii strain San Diego stock center, stock number 13000-0081.31 chromosome 3R, ASM1175060v1, whole genome shotgun sequence, the sequence AATACATTTGTTTGGGTGCAATTATCAGTTTGTTTATTGAGTTTTGAGCTTAAGCAAGTGTGGGTGGGTTCTCGAGCTTCTTCCAGACATAGCTAGCCCAGGGGATGCACTCCTTCAGAATATGCATGTAGGCCAGGCCAGTGGGGCAGTCGACTTCGGTGGCGGGCTTATTCAGCTCCTCGCACAGCCAGTACTTGGCAGGGTCGAAATGATGGGGATAGGTCTGTCCCACTTCGATCTCATCCTGGCAGGCCGAGCGACCCGCATCGGCGTTGACAGCCACAACGATAGCGGCCAAAATGGCGCAGAGAGCAAAGActgcaatcaaatcaaagagGAATATAAATGCTTATGCTTCAAAGCTGTGTGTTAACCAATACCCACTGGCTTTCATTGTTAGCTGTGAAAGTTGTGTACGAAGTATGTTTTCTGTTGCGGCCACACGACACTTTTATAGTTCCAGCGATGGCAACaagaaaagcaaatcaaagttCGCACACGCATCCGTTGATTATTATCAGAGGGACATGACATACGATATGACATTTGATAAACAGTCAAAGGTGGCTGGCTGGGAGTGTTTTTACTCAAGTAATTACGGCTTGTACGAGAGTGCGATAAGATTGTTAAAAATAGAGAAAGTGCAGAGCAATCAACGCAcagcaggcaaacaatttgttcatcaatcaaacattttaaattatgcataattcaATGTTTGACCTTCAGCTACTCTGCGCATATAAGTCAAGTATTTGTTACAAAACATAATATTGTTGTGTAATTgactttaataaatgaattgctgcacttgatttagtttattttgcagctcttAAGCTGCCTCaattacaaacataaataGTTAAGTATTATTGCAGTcagcaatgaaatgaaaaacaatacTAAGAATCTATTATACTTTTTGTACGCTAAGCTTGCACAGCTTAGCATGGctaatgatgctgctgcaaatttttgcttaagtCTGAGATAATAAACTGGCAAGGAAATGGTTTGGGTTGCGTTAAATGCTCGACTGATTTCATTCAAAgcataaatagaaaacaaacGGCTGAGCAGGACAACAGGCAAACCATAATAGCTTATTATAGATTAAGCTTAACGCTTTGAGCAAATCCAATTATGAAGCCAACTGTGTTGCTGGCAGGTGCTGTGGGCAAAAGTATCTCATCTTTCAATATCTATGTATCTACGCATATCTTGCCTGAGAGCACTAAATATAGCAACTGCTGGCAATTTGCACAAAGTGCTTTTGCTTGTGCAGCCTTCGATTTGGGCGAGAGACAAatatgttattgttgccacaTCTGCTG encodes:
- the LOC108602671 gene encoding uncharacterized protein LOC108602671, producing MKAIFALCAILAAIVVAVNADAGRSACQDEIEVGQTYPHHFDPAKYWLCEELNKPATEVDCPTGLAYMHILKECIPWASYVWKKLENPPTLA